The Bradyrhizobium sp. CCBAU 051011 DNA segment TTCGGATGGGTCCTCGGTTACCTGCTCTGCTATGGCTGGTCGAAGATCACGATCTTCAATCCGCTGACCGGCACGACCGTTCCGCTGCAGATCTACTACTCGGCGATGCACTATCTGGTCGCCGGTGGCATATCCCTGCTCTGCTGCGCCGGCGCGGCCTATTTCCCGGCACGCAAGGCGACGCGGGTTCATCCAGTTGAAATCATCCGGGGAGCGTCATGACCGAAGTTGCTTTGCAGGCGGTGGAGCTGATCCGTCGCATCGAAGGCGATGTTTCACACACCCTCGTCAACGGCATCGATCTTGCGGTGAACAAGGGCGAATTCGTCGCCATTACCGGCCCGTCGGGATCGGGCAAATCGTCCCTGCTTTATCTGTTGGGCCTGCTCGATGCTCCCAGCGAAGGCGAGGTGATGATCTGCGGCCAGCCGACTTCAAAACTGTCGGAATCGGAGCGCGCCGACGTCCGCCTGACCAAATGCGGCTTCGTGTTCCAGTTTCACTTCCTGCTGCCGGAGTTCACCTCGCTCGACAATGTGCTGCTGCCGATGCGCGCCGCGGGCGTGATGGCCGAAGGCGAGATGCGCGAGCGCGGCCTTGCGCTGCTCGGCTCGCTCGGACTTGCCGAGCACGCCAACAAGCGTCCCAACCAACTCTCCGGCGGCCAGCGCCAGCGCGTTGCGATTGCCCGCGCGCTGGCCAACCGCCCCGAGATCATCGTCGCCGACGAGCCGACCGGCGCGCTCGACACCAAATCGACGGAACAGGTGTTCTCGATCCTTCGCGACATCGCCGACAACGGCCAGACCGTGGTCGTGGTGACCCACGACCCGGCGCTCGCCGCCCGCGCCGATCGCCGCATCCACATCGTCGACGGCAAGATCGCCGAGATCACCGCACGGGGTGGAGCCGAGCTGGTTTCACCTTCCATCGCGCCGTGTGAAATCTCGCACGCTTGAATAGGGAGCCGTCGACGAGACGTCGAGGCTGCTGCTCACTTACGCAATCGTCTAGCCTCTGCCGAGCTTCGCTCGGCGGAGAAGCTCTCGGCGTTTTCGGCAAACGCGCCCGCACGAGCGGTGCTGATCTGCGCGCTGTTGCGGCTTTTGTTCATGCTGACATGCGCGAGGCACAGCTGCTGTTGCAGCTGTGCCCCGTTGCGGCATGCACCCAAAGCCTTGGCGTTACAGCAATCCGACCTTGTGCATGATCTCCCGAATCTGAGCCGGATTGGGGTCCATCATTGTTGGCGCAAGTGTCGCGCCCATCGTTTGTGCCGGACCGCGCGCGATGTGGCTCGCACCGTTTTGCATCGGATGGACGGACTGCGGTGCCGTTGCACCGGCCGGAACCATGCTCGGTGCATCGACTTGCGCCAGTCCCAGCAGACGACGGAGAGTGTCCAGCGAGGGATCGGCTCCAGGCGCGGCGGCGCCCGGGGCGACGCCCGTTTCGAGGCCAAGCGCCCGCATCGCGTTCGGCAGTCCGGCGCCTGTACGGTTTGGATCACCGAATTGCAGCGGCGTCGCCGTCTCCTTCAGGATCTGGAACAGCCGTTCCACACGGCGACCGTCGCGATTCTGGAACGCCCCCTTGAAGTCCGGGTGATGCGCCAGCACAAGCGCGGCCAGGCCTGTGACGTGCGGCGTCGCCATCGAGGTGCCGTCCCATGCGCCGAAGCCGTCCGCTGGAAGCGACGAGATGATGCCAACGCCGGGCGCGCAGACGTCGATCTCCGGCCCGAAGCAACTGAACTTTGCCGGAAAATATCCGTCGCGGCTCCGGAAACCATCCAACGCTTGCTGCGCATGGTAGCTGTCCTCGGGGAATTCGCCCCATTTGCCCATCGCGGCAACCGCCAGACAATGCGGTGTCGAAGCCGGAAATTGTACCGGCCCCGAGGAATTCCCGGCAGCGATGATACAGGCCATACCCAATTGTTTGGCCCGAACGATACGATCCTCGATGATCTTCGAAGGCTCGCCACCACCCAGGCTCATGTTGGCGACGTCGATGCCCTGCTCCATGCAGTAATCGAGCGCCTGGACGAGATCGCTGAACCGACCGCCGGGGAAGATCCGGCAGACATGGATCTCCGCCGCGGGCGCGAAGCCGCGGATGCCGCCTCCACCGGGAACCGGCCCGCCGGCGATGATTCCGGCGCAATGCGAGCCGTGGCCGATCGTATCGACGGTCCAGGCCGTTTTATCATTGCCGACGATGCTGGCGCCGCGGGTTACGCCACGCAGATTGCGATGGGTTGGCGCCGCGCCGGAATCGATCACCGCGATTTTCACGCCGGCGCCATCATAGCCCGGGGGCACGCGATCAAGACCCATCGCGCGCTCACCCCACCCCATCAACTGCCGGCCGGGGAAGTCGCGCAGTGACGCAGCGAGGGCTCTCACGACAATCCGGTTGACACTATTGGGAACGAGCTGCGGGCGATCGAGCCAGAAAGTCCAGTAGTCGACCTTGGCTTTGACGAGGATCGAGCGGATGGTATCCGGCCTTTCGCCTTGAATGGTCAGCGTGACACGGCCGGCGGCATCGGTGACACCCTGGGTCGGCCACATGCTGCCGAACACATAGACTTCGGCGTCCGGCAGCGGACCGGTCTGGCCCAACACCTCGATCGTCGCCGAGAAGCCGTCAGCCAACGGCGTGAGTACCCCGGGATTTGGCATTTGCGGTGTGGTTGGGTCGAGCATGTAGCTCAGCCGCTCATCGCGCTCCACCGCAAGACGCGTTCCCGCCTGGGTCTGCAACAGCTTGGCCTTGTCGGGAGCCATGCGGGCGAGCACCAGCGGACTGAGCGGCGCTTGTCCAAGCTCCGCGCTCTGAAATCCGAACAGGCGCGGCGGCTGCACCGTCTTCAGCACCTCGATGTCAGGACTATTGGTGAGCTGCTGGGTCACAAAATCGGCACTGAAGGTCGCAACCCCGCTTTGCTGCTGCGGCGCGATCATGAATTGCGCCGGGCGCGGTGCGATTGTTGCGGCCTCATGCCCCGACGGAGGCGTTGCCGTAGCTCCACCATTTGTCGCCGATGCTGCCGACGCTGGCGCTTGCTCCGAATGCGCGCCGCCGTCGCTTGCTACCGTTTCATCATGATCACTGTGGCCCGGAGTTCCTGATTTGCTTCTTGCGGCCATATGCGGCCTCCTTAATGGTTTGCGAGTTATGGGCTTGCCCACCAAAATCAATCGGGGTCGAATTGCTTCAGCGTTGAGTTCGGCTCCACCACGATGGTGGTGAACGCCGATTTGAGGCGATTGGCCTGCGTGTTCGTCATGGAAAGAATGACGACGTCGGGCGCAATTTGCGCGACCCGTCTGACGCCGGGTTCGCGCTTCAAGTAATCGGCAAACTGACCGGATTTGACCGGCTCGCCTTGCACGATGAATTCCTGCGGCGAGTTTGAATCCGCCATCTAGGCTCCATTCACATCTGCTGCGCGAAGGGCGGACTTGCGTCCGCCCTTCGTCGTCAGGTCTAGTGCATCGTGCCGCCGGGCTGGCCGGCGTCGAAGACACCGATTTGCCGACCGATATTCACGCCGGTCTGCACACCCTGGCCGATCTTCTTCAGCACGCTCCAGAAGCTCTGCAGCTCCATCTCCGTCGGCGGCGCTTCCGCGGCAGACTGGAAGCCGGGCTGACCGGCGCTGAAAATGCCCAGTTGTTTACCGATATCCAGGCCGGTCTGCGCACCCTGACCGATCTTCTTCAGCACACTCCAGAAGCTCTGCAGCTCCATATCCGTCGGCGGCGTTGCCGCGGCAGGCTGGAAGCCGGGCTGACCGGCTTCGAAGACGCCGAGCTGGCGGCCGACATTCACACCGGTCTGCACGCCCCGGCCGATCTTCTTCAGCACGCTCCAGAAGCTCTGCAGCTCCATGTCCGTCGGCGGTGCTTCCGCGGCGGCGGGCTGGAAGCCGGGCTGACCGGCGTCGAAGACCCCGAGCTGGCGACCGACATTTACACCCGTCTGCACACCCCGACCGATCTTCTTCAGCACGCTCCAGAAGCTCTGCAGCTCCATATCCGTTGGCGGCGCTTCCGCGGCGGGCTGGAAGCCCGGCTGACCGGCGTCGAAGACGCCGAGCTGGCGACCAACATTCACGCCGGTCTGCACACCCCGGCCGATCTTCTTCAGCACGCTCCAGAAGCTCTGCAGCTCCATATCCGTCGGCGGCGCTTCCGCGGCGGCAGGCTGGAAGCCGGGCTGACCGGCGTCGAAGACGCCGAGCTGGCGACCGACATTCACACCGGTCTGCACACCGCGGCCGATCTTCTTCAGCACGCTCCAGAAGCTCTGCAGCTCCATATCCGTCGGCGGTGCTTCCGCGGCGGCAGGCTGGAAGCCGGGCTGGCCGGCGCTGAAAATGCCCAGTTGTTTACCGATATCCAGGCCGGTCTGCGCACCCTGACCGATCTTCTTCAGCACGCTCCAGAAGCTCTGCAGCTCCATGTCCGTTGGTTGAGCCGTGTCTGGTCCGGTGGAGAATGGCAGGAACCCGCCGCCAACCTTGCCCACGATACCACCGACATTTTTCCCGGTCTTGCCGCCGATCAGGCCGCCGATCAATCTTCCGGCGGCGCCGCCGAGGATGGAGCCGAATATCCCTTGCGGATCCAATTGACTGTAGTCTTCAATTCCTTGCTGCGTTCCATTCATGAGTAAAGCCTCCTTCAATATGTTGCCTGGCCCGCAAGCGACGCGCGCCTACGGTGCAGGACCTGGATCACTTCGCGTACGAAGGTGAGGCTGATGTTACGCGCATGATCGTGATCCAAGTGTCATGCGGAGCGTGAAAGTAGCGTCAAAGTCTATGGCACCGTGCAAGTTGAGTGAGGCGGACGCGAATTGTCAGTGCGGAACATGCGCCTGATGTCGCGCTGCAATTGTTCGGTTTCCCCTTCCGGCACAGCGCGAACTTCCTTCCACAGCACCGTGCGGCAAAGATCGTACTGACGCAAAGCGTCCGCCCGGCGGCCCTGCTGCGCATAACAGCGCATCAATATGCGGTGCATGTCCTCCTGCAGTGGATCGATTGCAAGAATACGCAACGCAAGGGCGATGGCGATGTCCATTCGCTCGCGCCCGCCGGCGTCCAGCAGGCCAACAACGGCCCGCATGGCTTGCATCCGGAGGCGCTGGCGCTCGGCAGACAGCCAGGCTTCAAACGCACATGAGGTTGAGCTGATGCCATCGAGAAGTTCGCCGCGATAAAGCGCTGCCGCTCGCGCCAGCCGTTCGGGGTCCCCTTCCTTCAGGAGTTGTTCGAATTCCCCGACATCGGTCTTGACGGCGTCCGGACAGATGCGGATGTCACCGCGATCCACCGAGATCACGTCGGCGTATTGCGGCAGCACACGGCGCAATGTGAGCAGGGCCTGTCGAAGGCTGGCGCGCGCGCGATCTGCAAAGTGTCCGTCCCACAGCAGCGAAGCGAGCTTGCCGCGTGAAATGCCGCGAGGGGAGCTGAGGGCTACATAGCCTAGAAGCGTCGCGGCCTTTCGACTCGGGATCGATACCGACTCGCCGGAGACCTGCATTACCTCGACGCCGCCGAACAGATTGATCTGCAGCAGAGGCATGTCATGACCCTCAGTTAATAACTGACCCGAAGCAGTTCGATACCGAGCAATTACTTATCAGCATGATCGTCCACAAATGGGACGCCGCCACCTGTAAAAACGTCGGCGGCCAGGACCGAGATACTTCTGACAATCCTACAACCTTAGTTAGACAAGACAATGGACCACCTCATATCTTTTTAGTGATTGCAAGTTTCCTTCGATAGTGAACTGCTTCATATGCGCGAGGTTGCGTATGCAAAGCTGTCTGATCGCATCGGCCGTCACGAGCGCATGACTCTCACCCTCAAAAGGACGCGACACGTCCACGCGGCTTCAACGGTCTGCAGCGCCGGATCGCTTCGACGCCTTGGTTGGTGAGTTCAACACAGAGCCGCCGCATGAAGCGCTCGACACGAAGTGTCCCAACAAA contains these protein-coding regions:
- a CDS encoding ABC transporter ATP-binding protein, which translates into the protein MTEVALQAVELIRRIEGDVSHTLVNGIDLAVNKGEFVAITGPSGSGKSSLLYLLGLLDAPSEGEVMICGQPTSKLSESERADVRLTKCGFVFQFHFLLPEFTSLDNVLLPMRAAGVMAEGEMRERGLALLGSLGLAEHANKRPNQLSGGQRQRVAIARALANRPEIIVADEPTGALDTKSTEQVFSILRDIADNGQTVVVVTHDPALAARADRRIHIVDGKIAEITARGGAELVSPSIAPCEISHA
- a CDS encoding S8 family serine peptidase, which gives rise to MIAPQQQSGVATFSADFVTQQLTNSPDIEVLKTVQPPRLFGFQSAELGQAPLSPLVLARMAPDKAKLLQTQAGTRLAVERDERLSYMLDPTTPQMPNPGVLTPLADGFSATIEVLGQTGPLPDAEVYVFGSMWPTQGVTDAAGRVTLTIQGERPDTIRSILVKAKVDYWTFWLDRPQLVPNSVNRIVVRALAASLRDFPGRQLMGWGERAMGLDRVPPGYDGAGVKIAVIDSGAAPTHRNLRGVTRGASIVGNDKTAWTVDTIGHGSHCAGIIAGGPVPGGGGIRGFAPAAEIHVCRIFPGGRFSDLVQALDYCMEQGIDVANMSLGGGEPSKIIEDRIVRAKQLGMACIIAAGNSSGPVQFPASTPHCLAVAAMGKWGEFPEDSYHAQQALDGFRSRDGYFPAKFSCFGPEIDVCAPGVGIISSLPADGFGAWDGTSMATPHVTGLAALVLAHHPDFKGAFQNRDGRRVERLFQILKETATPLQFGDPNRTGAGLPNAMRALGLETGVAPGAAAPGADPSLDTLRRLLGLAQVDAPSMVPAGATAPQSVHPMQNGASHIARGPAQTMGATLAPTMMDPNPAQIREIMHKVGLL
- a CDS encoding bacterial transcriptional activator domain-containing protein; amino-acid sequence: MQVSGESVSIPSRKAATLLGYVALSSPRGISRGKLASLLWDGHFADRARASLRQALLTLRRVLPQYADVISVDRGDIRICPDAVKTDVGEFEQLLKEGDPERLARAAALYRGELLDGISSTSCAFEAWLSAERQRLRMQAMRAVVGLLDAGGRERMDIAIALALRILAIDPLQEDMHRILMRCYAQQGRRADALRQYDLCRTVLWKEVRAVPEGETEQLQRDIRRMFRTDNSRPPHSTCTVP